A genome region from Paralichthys olivaceus isolate ysfri-2021 chromosome 6, ASM2471397v2, whole genome shotgun sequence includes the following:
- the LOC109635200 gene encoding MYND-type zinc finger-containing chromatin reader ZMYND8 isoform X3 → MDASLRSKVPDPPGSAERPVVPQKRKVSSPTHSSNGHSPSDTSPSPVKKKKKPGAISSNKDQSELRHGPFYYMKQPALTTDPVDVVPQDGRNDFYCWLCHREGQVLCCELCPRVYHAKCLKLPAEPEGDWFCPECEKITVAECIETQSKAMTMLTLDQLSYLLKFALQKIKQPGTEPFQKPVSLEQHPDYAEYIFHPMDLCTLEKNIKKKMFGCTEAFLADMKWILHNCIIYNGGNHKLTATAKVIVKICEHEMNEIEVCPECYLSSCQKRENWFCEPCSQPHPLVWAKLKGFPFWPAKALREKDGQVDARFFGQHDRAWVPINNCYLMSKEIPFSVKKTKSIFNSAMQEMEVYVENIRKKFGVFNYAPFRTPFTPNNQLQMLLDPSNPSAGTVKTEKPDKLRFTFDTTASPKMVLSKSSTPSGMSRRVSMTDMPRSPMSTNSSVHTGSDGEQDMEKASRNPAFHYSTGEESMDCSASPVSGKMGPTGSVTGSPKPFNPGLVPKQERTTGTGGILNLNLDRVKAEMDLKELSETVQQQQQNQQQGSSAALPTPKRHIRSLDKTIESCKAQLGIDEISEDVYKGVDHSDSEDSDKSDSSDSEYLSDEEHKPKSSAQDDKDKAEKKRPKASMDRENKEGGMGTGDKATLEPLLKEKQGTNGPDGDLQDKPRTPQSQPLADKPKPPEEGKADAAPSVTEQDSDSERELVIDLGDEHGGRDSKRARREPGASAAKTLKESSAAKLEGKLPSSATAAAPSRDAASSLKDALQPSITAALNLVSTAASGQSSSTTSTSGPTSVASPASTSVSAASPVPAALKKQRPLLPKETAQAVQRAVVWNPTKFPTSSQKLQMEKVQKQQQQGEPSAVQTQAQTPGQTRSPQQLQSQPQNSSSSTRYQTRQAAKVQHKDPLQNTSSSTAAQVTSSSSSSFMSGDVQIPTVSADVAADIAKYTNKIMDTIKGTMTEIYSDLSKNTSGNTIAEIRRLRIEIEKLQWLHQQELSEMKHNLELTMAEMRQSLEQERERLVAEVKKQMEVEKQQAVDETKKKQWCANCRKEAIFYCCWNTSYCDYPCQQAHWPEHMKSCTQSGNTDTLTTASQQESEAEPNSEPSIKSSGHSPATQTLPPGAGSISDKSNSPSFMDKSKDSAAVTVT, encoded by the exons ATGGATGCATCTCTGCGATCCAAAG TCCCTGATCCACCAGGGTCAGCAGAACGGCCGGTGGTGCCACAGAAGAGAAAGGTGTCGAGTCCCACTCACTCCTCCAATGGACACTCTCCCTCAGACACCTCCCCCAGCCCTgtcaagaaaaagaagaagcctGGGGCCATCAGCAGTAACAAAGACCAG TCAGAGCTAAGACATGGTCCCTTTTACTATATGAAGCAGCCAGCACTCACCACAGACCCTGTTGATGTTGTACCGCAGGACGGGAGGAATGACTTCTACTGCTGGCTGTGCCACCGCGAGGGCCAGGTGCTCTGCTGTGAGCTCTGCCCCAGGGTGTACCACGCCAAGTGCCTCAAACTACCAGCTGAGCCCGAGGGCGACTGGTTCTGTCCAGAGTGTGAG AAAATAACAGTTGCTGAATGCATTGAAACCCAGAGCAAGGCAATGACGATGCTGACATTAGACCAACTGTCCTACTTACTCAAATTTGCACTCCAAAAGATTAAACAGCCAGGG ACTGAGCCTTTTCAGAAGCCTGTGTCTCTGGAACAACACCCAGATTACGCTGAGTACATCTTCCACCCCATGGACCTGTGTACCTTAGAGAAG aatataaaaaagaaaatgttcggCTGCACTGAAGCCTTTCTTGCTGATATGAAATGGATCTTGCACAACTGCATCATTTACAATGGAG GTAATCATAAACTCACAGCAACTGCAAAAGTCATCGTCAAGATTTGTGAACATGAG ATGAATGAGATAGAGGTGTGTCCAGAGTGTTACCTGTCTTCATGCCAAAAAAGGGAAAACTGGTTTTGTGAGCCATGT AGTCAACCCCACCCCCTGGTCTGGGCCAAGCTAAAGGGGTTTCCTTTCTGGCCAGCAAAAGCACTTCGAGAAAAGGATGGACAGGTAGACGCACGGTTCTTTGGTCAACATGACAG GGCATGGGTCCCCATCAACAACTGCTACCTCATGTCCAAAGAGATCCCCTTCTCTGTGAAAAAGACGAAAAGCATTTTCAACAGTGCCATGCAGGAGATGGAGGTCTATGTGGAAAACATTCGCAAGAAATTCGGGGTCTTCAACTATGCACCCTTTCGCACTCCCTTCACACCCAACAACCAGCTACAGATGCTGTTGGACCCCTCCAACCCCAGCGCTGGGACAGTGAAGACCGAGAAACCGGATAAACTTCGTTTTACCTTTGATACAACCGCATCTCCCAAGATGGTCCTCAGCAAGAGTTCCACACCCAGTGGGATGAGTCGGAGGGTCTCCATGACAGACATGCCTCGGTCCCCCATGAGCACCAACTCGTCCGTTCACACAGGGTCTGATGGGGAGCAGGACATGGAGAAGGCCAGCAGGAATCCTGCTTTCCACTACAGCACTGGAGAGGAATCAATGGACTGTTCAG CATCTCCGGTCTCAGGAAAGATGGGTCCTACAGGCAGTGTAACAGGCAGCCCCAAACCCTTTAACCCTGGACTGGTGCCCAAACAGGAGAGGACCACAGGCACAGGCGGCATCCTAAATCTCAACCTGG ATCGAGTAAAGGCTGAGATGGATCTGAAGGAGTTGAGTGAAACcgttcagcagcagcaacaaaatcAGCAACAAGGATCGTCTGCCGCCCTCCCGACCCCAAAGAGACACATCAGGAGCCTGGACAAGACTATTGAAAGCTGCAAGGCCCAGCTCG GGATCGATGAGATTTCTGAAGATGTGTATAAAGGTGTGGATCACAGTGACTCTGAAGACTCTGACAAATCGGACTCAAGTGACAGCGAGTATCTCAGCGACGAGGAACACAAGCCAAAGAGCTCTGCCCAGGACGACAAggacaaagcagagaaaaagaggcCTAAGGCGAGCATGGACAGAGAGAATAAGGAGGGAGGAATGGGGACAGGGGATAAAGCCACCCTTGAACCCCTGCTCAAAGAGAAACAGGGTACCAATGGCCCTGATGGGGACCTCCAGGACAAGCCTAGAACGCCCCAGTCTCAGCCCCTCGCTGACAAGCCCAAACCTCCAGAGGAGGGCAAAGCAGATGCTGCTCCATCAGTGACGGAACaagattctgattctgaaagaGAGCTGGTGATTGACCTGGGTGATGAACATGGAGGTCGGGACTCAAAGAGGGCGAGAAGAGAGCCAGGAGCTTCTGCTGCAAAGACTCTCAAAGAGTCCAGTGCTGCCAAGTTGGAAG GTAAACTGCCTTCAtctgctacagcagcagcaccatcacGGGACGCTGCCTCCAGCCTGAAAGATGCCTTGCAACCTTCCATCACGGCTGCCCTCAACCTCGTCTCCACTGCAGCATCTGGTCAGTCCAGTTCCACCACAAGTACCAGTGGACCAACCAGTGTTGCCTCTCCTGCCTCCACATCGGTCTCTGCAGCATCCCCAGTACCTGCAGCATTAAAGAAACAGCGCCCCCTACTGCCCAAAGAGACAGCTCAGGCCGTGCAACGGGCAGTAGTTTGGAATCCCACCAAGTTTCCGACATCCTCTCAGAAGTTGCAAATGGAGAAagtgcagaagcagcagcagcaaggagAGCCGTCAGCAGTGCAAACACAGGCCCAGACGCCAGGTCAAACACGTAGcccacagcagctgcagtctcaACCGCAGAACTCCTCTTCCAGCACCCGCTATCAGACCAGACAAGCAGCCAAAG TGCAACACAAAGACCCGCTTCAGAATACATCCTCATCCACAGCTGCACAGGTCACCTCCTCTAGCTCCTCTTCCTTCATGTCAGGAGACGTACAGATCCCCACAGTCTCTGCTGATGTGGCTGCAGATATAGCCAAGTACACGAACAAG ATTATGGACACAATAAAAGGGACAATGACTGAAATCTACAGCGACCTTTCCAAAAACACATCAGGAAACACAATTGCAGAG ATACGACGGTTAAGAATAGAGATTGAAAAACTCCAGTGGTTGCATCAACAAGAGTTGTCAGagatgaagcacaatctag AACTGACAATGGCGGAGATGAGGCAGAGTCTGGAGCAGGAAAGAGAACGTTTGGTGGCTGAGGTGAAGAAGCAGATGGAGGTGGAAAAGCAGCAGGCGGTGGACGAGACCAAAAAGAAACAGTGGTGCGCCAACTGCAGGAAGGAGGCCATCTTCTACTGCTGCTGGAACACCAGCTATTGTGATTACCCCTGTCAGCAAGCCCACTGGCCTGAGCACATGAAGTCCTGCACGCAGTCCGGTAATACAGACACGCTCA CCACAGCTTCGCAACAGGAGTCGGAGGCAGAGCCCAACTCGGAACCTTCCATCAAATCTTCAGGTCACTCTCCCGCCACACAGACCCTGCCCCCAGGAGCAGGATCCATATCAGACAAAAGCAACTCTCCCTCATTCATGGACAAGAGTAAGGACAGTGCTGCCGTTACTGTTACCTAA
- the LOC109635200 gene encoding MYND-type zinc finger-containing chromatin reader ZMYND8 isoform X1: protein MHPQSLAEEEIKTESDVVEGMDASLRSKVPDPPGSAERPVVPQKRKVSSPTHSSNGHSPSDTSPSPVKKKKKPGAISSNKDQSELRHGPFYYMKQPALTTDPVDVVPQDGRNDFYCWLCHREGQVLCCELCPRVYHAKCLKLPAEPEGDWFCPECEKITVAECIETQSKAMTMLTLDQLSYLLKFALQKIKQPGTEPFQKPVSLEQHPDYAEYIFHPMDLCTLEKNIKKKMFGCTEAFLADMKWILHNCIIYNGGNHKLTATAKVIVKICEHEMNEIEVCPECYLSSCQKRENWFCEPCSQPHPLVWAKLKGFPFWPAKALREKDGQVDARFFGQHDRAWVPINNCYLMSKEIPFSVKKTKSIFNSAMQEMEVYVENIRKKFGVFNYAPFRTPFTPNNQLQMLLDPSNPSAGTVKTEKPDKLRFTFDTTASPKMVLSKSSTPSGMSRRVSMTDMPRSPMSTNSSVHTGSDGEQDMEKASRNPAFHYSTGEESMDCSASPVSGKMGPTGSVTGSPKPFNPGLVPKQERTTGTGGILNLNLDRVKAEMDLKELSETVQQQQQNQQQGSSAALPTPKRHIRSLDKTIESCKAQLGIDEISEDVYKGVDHSDSEDSDKSDSSDSEYLSDEEHKPKSSAQDDKDKAEKKRPKASMDRENKEGGMGTGDKATLEPLLKEKQGTNGPDGDLQDKPRTPQSQPLADKPKPPEEGKADAAPSVTEQDSDSERELVIDLGDEHGGRDSKRARREPGASAAKTLKESSAAKLEGKLPSSATAAAPSRDAASSLKDALQPSITAALNLVSTAASGQSSSTTSTSGPTSVASPASTSVSAASPVPAALKKQRPLLPKETAQAVQRAVVWNPTKFPTSSQKLQMEKVQKQQQQGEPSAVQTQAQTPGQTRSPQQLQSQPQNSSSSTRYQTRQAAKVQHKDPLQNTSSSTAAQVTSSSSSSFMSGDVQIPTVSADVAADIAKYTNKIMDTIKGTMTEIYSDLSKNTSGNTIAEIRRLRIEIEKLQWLHQQELSEMKHNLELTMAEMRQSLEQERERLVAEVKKQMEVEKQQAVDETKKKQWCANCRKEAIFYCCWNTSYCDYPCQQAHWPEHMKSCTQSGNTDTLTTASQQESEAEPNSEPSIKSSGHSPATQTLPPGAGSISDKSNSPSFMDKSKDSAAVTVT, encoded by the exons ATGCATCCACAGAG TCTGGCTGAGGAGGAGATAAAGACGGAGTCGGATGTGGTAGAGGGGATGGATGCATCTCTGCGATCCAAAG TCCCTGATCCACCAGGGTCAGCAGAACGGCCGGTGGTGCCACAGAAGAGAAAGGTGTCGAGTCCCACTCACTCCTCCAATGGACACTCTCCCTCAGACACCTCCCCCAGCCCTgtcaagaaaaagaagaagcctGGGGCCATCAGCAGTAACAAAGACCAG TCAGAGCTAAGACATGGTCCCTTTTACTATATGAAGCAGCCAGCACTCACCACAGACCCTGTTGATGTTGTACCGCAGGACGGGAGGAATGACTTCTACTGCTGGCTGTGCCACCGCGAGGGCCAGGTGCTCTGCTGTGAGCTCTGCCCCAGGGTGTACCACGCCAAGTGCCTCAAACTACCAGCTGAGCCCGAGGGCGACTGGTTCTGTCCAGAGTGTGAG AAAATAACAGTTGCTGAATGCATTGAAACCCAGAGCAAGGCAATGACGATGCTGACATTAGACCAACTGTCCTACTTACTCAAATTTGCACTCCAAAAGATTAAACAGCCAGGG ACTGAGCCTTTTCAGAAGCCTGTGTCTCTGGAACAACACCCAGATTACGCTGAGTACATCTTCCACCCCATGGACCTGTGTACCTTAGAGAAG aatataaaaaagaaaatgttcggCTGCACTGAAGCCTTTCTTGCTGATATGAAATGGATCTTGCACAACTGCATCATTTACAATGGAG GTAATCATAAACTCACAGCAACTGCAAAAGTCATCGTCAAGATTTGTGAACATGAG ATGAATGAGATAGAGGTGTGTCCAGAGTGTTACCTGTCTTCATGCCAAAAAAGGGAAAACTGGTTTTGTGAGCCATGT AGTCAACCCCACCCCCTGGTCTGGGCCAAGCTAAAGGGGTTTCCTTTCTGGCCAGCAAAAGCACTTCGAGAAAAGGATGGACAGGTAGACGCACGGTTCTTTGGTCAACATGACAG GGCATGGGTCCCCATCAACAACTGCTACCTCATGTCCAAAGAGATCCCCTTCTCTGTGAAAAAGACGAAAAGCATTTTCAACAGTGCCATGCAGGAGATGGAGGTCTATGTGGAAAACATTCGCAAGAAATTCGGGGTCTTCAACTATGCACCCTTTCGCACTCCCTTCACACCCAACAACCAGCTACAGATGCTGTTGGACCCCTCCAACCCCAGCGCTGGGACAGTGAAGACCGAGAAACCGGATAAACTTCGTTTTACCTTTGATACAACCGCATCTCCCAAGATGGTCCTCAGCAAGAGTTCCACACCCAGTGGGATGAGTCGGAGGGTCTCCATGACAGACATGCCTCGGTCCCCCATGAGCACCAACTCGTCCGTTCACACAGGGTCTGATGGGGAGCAGGACATGGAGAAGGCCAGCAGGAATCCTGCTTTCCACTACAGCACTGGAGAGGAATCAATGGACTGTTCAG CATCTCCGGTCTCAGGAAAGATGGGTCCTACAGGCAGTGTAACAGGCAGCCCCAAACCCTTTAACCCTGGACTGGTGCCCAAACAGGAGAGGACCACAGGCACAGGCGGCATCCTAAATCTCAACCTGG ATCGAGTAAAGGCTGAGATGGATCTGAAGGAGTTGAGTGAAACcgttcagcagcagcaacaaaatcAGCAACAAGGATCGTCTGCCGCCCTCCCGACCCCAAAGAGACACATCAGGAGCCTGGACAAGACTATTGAAAGCTGCAAGGCCCAGCTCG GGATCGATGAGATTTCTGAAGATGTGTATAAAGGTGTGGATCACAGTGACTCTGAAGACTCTGACAAATCGGACTCAAGTGACAGCGAGTATCTCAGCGACGAGGAACACAAGCCAAAGAGCTCTGCCCAGGACGACAAggacaaagcagagaaaaagaggcCTAAGGCGAGCATGGACAGAGAGAATAAGGAGGGAGGAATGGGGACAGGGGATAAAGCCACCCTTGAACCCCTGCTCAAAGAGAAACAGGGTACCAATGGCCCTGATGGGGACCTCCAGGACAAGCCTAGAACGCCCCAGTCTCAGCCCCTCGCTGACAAGCCCAAACCTCCAGAGGAGGGCAAAGCAGATGCTGCTCCATCAGTGACGGAACaagattctgattctgaaagaGAGCTGGTGATTGACCTGGGTGATGAACATGGAGGTCGGGACTCAAAGAGGGCGAGAAGAGAGCCAGGAGCTTCTGCTGCAAAGACTCTCAAAGAGTCCAGTGCTGCCAAGTTGGAAG GTAAACTGCCTTCAtctgctacagcagcagcaccatcacGGGACGCTGCCTCCAGCCTGAAAGATGCCTTGCAACCTTCCATCACGGCTGCCCTCAACCTCGTCTCCACTGCAGCATCTGGTCAGTCCAGTTCCACCACAAGTACCAGTGGACCAACCAGTGTTGCCTCTCCTGCCTCCACATCGGTCTCTGCAGCATCCCCAGTACCTGCAGCATTAAAGAAACAGCGCCCCCTACTGCCCAAAGAGACAGCTCAGGCCGTGCAACGGGCAGTAGTTTGGAATCCCACCAAGTTTCCGACATCCTCTCAGAAGTTGCAAATGGAGAAagtgcagaagcagcagcagcaaggagAGCCGTCAGCAGTGCAAACACAGGCCCAGACGCCAGGTCAAACACGTAGcccacagcagctgcagtctcaACCGCAGAACTCCTCTTCCAGCACCCGCTATCAGACCAGACAAGCAGCCAAAG TGCAACACAAAGACCCGCTTCAGAATACATCCTCATCCACAGCTGCACAGGTCACCTCCTCTAGCTCCTCTTCCTTCATGTCAGGAGACGTACAGATCCCCACAGTCTCTGCTGATGTGGCTGCAGATATAGCCAAGTACACGAACAAG ATTATGGACACAATAAAAGGGACAATGACTGAAATCTACAGCGACCTTTCCAAAAACACATCAGGAAACACAATTGCAGAG ATACGACGGTTAAGAATAGAGATTGAAAAACTCCAGTGGTTGCATCAACAAGAGTTGTCAGagatgaagcacaatctag AACTGACAATGGCGGAGATGAGGCAGAGTCTGGAGCAGGAAAGAGAACGTTTGGTGGCTGAGGTGAAGAAGCAGATGGAGGTGGAAAAGCAGCAGGCGGTGGACGAGACCAAAAAGAAACAGTGGTGCGCCAACTGCAGGAAGGAGGCCATCTTCTACTGCTGCTGGAACACCAGCTATTGTGATTACCCCTGTCAGCAAGCCCACTGGCCTGAGCACATGAAGTCCTGCACGCAGTCCGGTAATACAGACACGCTCA CCACAGCTTCGCAACAGGAGTCGGAGGCAGAGCCCAACTCGGAACCTTCCATCAAATCTTCAGGTCACTCTCCCGCCACACAGACCCTGCCCCCAGGAGCAGGATCCATATCAGACAAAAGCAACTCTCCCTCATTCATGGACAAGAGTAAGGACAGTGCTGCCGTTACTGTTACCTAA
- the LOC109635200 gene encoding MYND-type zinc finger-containing chromatin reader ZMYND8 isoform X7, producing the protein MDASLRSKVPDPPGSAERPVVPQKRKVSSPTHSSNGHSPSDTSPSPVKKKKKPGAISSNKDQDGRNDFYCWLCHREGQVLCCELCPRVYHAKCLKLPAEPEGDWFCPECEKITVAECIETQSKAMTMLTLDQLSYLLKFALQKIKQPGTEPFQKPVSLEQHPDYAEYIFHPMDLCTLEKNIKKKMFGCTEAFLADMKWILHNCIIYNGGNHKLTATAKVIVKICEHEMNEIEVCPECYLSSCQKRENWFCEPCSQPHPLVWAKLKGFPFWPAKALREKDGQVDARFFGQHDRAWVPINNCYLMSKEIPFSVKKTKSIFNSAMQEMEVYVENIRKKFGVFNYAPFRTPFTPNNQLQMLLDPSNPSAGTVKTEKPDKLRFTFDTTASPKMVLSKSSTPSGMSRRVSMTDMPRSPMSTNSSVHTGSDGEQDMEKASRNPAFHYSTGEESMDCSASPVSGKMGPTGSVTGSPKPFNPGLVPKQERTTGTGGILNLNLDRVKAEMDLKELSETVQQQQQNQQQGSSAALPTPKRHIRSLDKTIESCKAQLGIDEISEDVYKGVDHSDSEDSDKSDSSDSEYLSDEEHKPKSSAQDDKDKAEKKRPKASMDRENKEGGMGTGDKATLEPLLKEKQGTNGPDGDLQDKPRTPQSQPLADKPKPPEEGKADAAPSVTEQDSDSERELVIDLGDEHGGRDSKRARREPGASAAKTLKESSAAKLEGKLPSSATAAAPSRDAASSLKDALQPSITAALNLVSTAASGQSSSTTSTSGPTSVASPASTSVSAASPVPAALKKQRPLLPKETAQAVQRAVVWNPTKFPTSSQKLQMEKVQKQQQQGEPSAVQTQAQTPGQTRSPQQLQSQPQNSSSSTRYQTRQAAKVQHKDPLQNTSSSTAAQVTSSSSSSFMSGDVQIPTVSADVAADIAKYTNKIMDTIKGTMTEIYSDLSKNTSGNTIAEIRRLRIEIEKLQWLHQQELSEMKHNLELTMAEMRQSLEQERERLVAEVKKQMEVEKQQAVDETKKKQWCANCRKEAIFYCCWNTSYCDYPCQQAHWPEHMKSCTQSATASQQESEAEPNSEPSIKSSGHSPATQTLPPGAGSISDKSNSPSFMDKSKDSAAVTVT; encoded by the exons ATGGATGCATCTCTGCGATCCAAAG TCCCTGATCCACCAGGGTCAGCAGAACGGCCGGTGGTGCCACAGAAGAGAAAGGTGTCGAGTCCCACTCACTCCTCCAATGGACACTCTCCCTCAGACACCTCCCCCAGCCCTgtcaagaaaaagaagaagcctGGGGCCATCAGCAGTAACAAAGACCAG GACGGGAGGAATGACTTCTACTGCTGGCTGTGCCACCGCGAGGGCCAGGTGCTCTGCTGTGAGCTCTGCCCCAGGGTGTACCACGCCAAGTGCCTCAAACTACCAGCTGAGCCCGAGGGCGACTGGTTCTGTCCAGAGTGTGAG AAAATAACAGTTGCTGAATGCATTGAAACCCAGAGCAAGGCAATGACGATGCTGACATTAGACCAACTGTCCTACTTACTCAAATTTGCACTCCAAAAGATTAAACAGCCAGGG ACTGAGCCTTTTCAGAAGCCTGTGTCTCTGGAACAACACCCAGATTACGCTGAGTACATCTTCCACCCCATGGACCTGTGTACCTTAGAGAAG aatataaaaaagaaaatgttcggCTGCACTGAAGCCTTTCTTGCTGATATGAAATGGATCTTGCACAACTGCATCATTTACAATGGAG GTAATCATAAACTCACAGCAACTGCAAAAGTCATCGTCAAGATTTGTGAACATGAG ATGAATGAGATAGAGGTGTGTCCAGAGTGTTACCTGTCTTCATGCCAAAAAAGGGAAAACTGGTTTTGTGAGCCATGT AGTCAACCCCACCCCCTGGTCTGGGCCAAGCTAAAGGGGTTTCCTTTCTGGCCAGCAAAAGCACTTCGAGAAAAGGATGGACAGGTAGACGCACGGTTCTTTGGTCAACATGACAG GGCATGGGTCCCCATCAACAACTGCTACCTCATGTCCAAAGAGATCCCCTTCTCTGTGAAAAAGACGAAAAGCATTTTCAACAGTGCCATGCAGGAGATGGAGGTCTATGTGGAAAACATTCGCAAGAAATTCGGGGTCTTCAACTATGCACCCTTTCGCACTCCCTTCACACCCAACAACCAGCTACAGATGCTGTTGGACCCCTCCAACCCCAGCGCTGGGACAGTGAAGACCGAGAAACCGGATAAACTTCGTTTTACCTTTGATACAACCGCATCTCCCAAGATGGTCCTCAGCAAGAGTTCCACACCCAGTGGGATGAGTCGGAGGGTCTCCATGACAGACATGCCTCGGTCCCCCATGAGCACCAACTCGTCCGTTCACACAGGGTCTGATGGGGAGCAGGACATGGAGAAGGCCAGCAGGAATCCTGCTTTCCACTACAGCACTGGAGAGGAATCAATGGACTGTTCAG CATCTCCGGTCTCAGGAAAGATGGGTCCTACAGGCAGTGTAACAGGCAGCCCCAAACCCTTTAACCCTGGACTGGTGCCCAAACAGGAGAGGACCACAGGCACAGGCGGCATCCTAAATCTCAACCTGG ATCGAGTAAAGGCTGAGATGGATCTGAAGGAGTTGAGTGAAACcgttcagcagcagcaacaaaatcAGCAACAAGGATCGTCTGCCGCCCTCCCGACCCCAAAGAGACACATCAGGAGCCTGGACAAGACTATTGAAAGCTGCAAGGCCCAGCTCG GGATCGATGAGATTTCTGAAGATGTGTATAAAGGTGTGGATCACAGTGACTCTGAAGACTCTGACAAATCGGACTCAAGTGACAGCGAGTATCTCAGCGACGAGGAACACAAGCCAAAGAGCTCTGCCCAGGACGACAAggacaaagcagagaaaaagaggcCTAAGGCGAGCATGGACAGAGAGAATAAGGAGGGAGGAATGGGGACAGGGGATAAAGCCACCCTTGAACCCCTGCTCAAAGAGAAACAGGGTACCAATGGCCCTGATGGGGACCTCCAGGACAAGCCTAGAACGCCCCAGTCTCAGCCCCTCGCTGACAAGCCCAAACCTCCAGAGGAGGGCAAAGCAGATGCTGCTCCATCAGTGACGGAACaagattctgattctgaaagaGAGCTGGTGATTGACCTGGGTGATGAACATGGAGGTCGGGACTCAAAGAGGGCGAGAAGAGAGCCAGGAGCTTCTGCTGCAAAGACTCTCAAAGAGTCCAGTGCTGCCAAGTTGGAAG GTAAACTGCCTTCAtctgctacagcagcagcaccatcacGGGACGCTGCCTCCAGCCTGAAAGATGCCTTGCAACCTTCCATCACGGCTGCCCTCAACCTCGTCTCCACTGCAGCATCTGGTCAGTCCAGTTCCACCACAAGTACCAGTGGACCAACCAGTGTTGCCTCTCCTGCCTCCACATCGGTCTCTGCAGCATCCCCAGTACCTGCAGCATTAAAGAAACAGCGCCCCCTACTGCCCAAAGAGACAGCTCAGGCCGTGCAACGGGCAGTAGTTTGGAATCCCACCAAGTTTCCGACATCCTCTCAGAAGTTGCAAATGGAGAAagtgcagaagcagcagcagcaaggagAGCCGTCAGCAGTGCAAACACAGGCCCAGACGCCAGGTCAAACACGTAGcccacagcagctgcagtctcaACCGCAGAACTCCTCTTCCAGCACCCGCTATCAGACCAGACAAGCAGCCAAAG TGCAACACAAAGACCCGCTTCAGAATACATCCTCATCCACAGCTGCACAGGTCACCTCCTCTAGCTCCTCTTCCTTCATGTCAGGAGACGTACAGATCCCCACAGTCTCTGCTGATGTGGCTGCAGATATAGCCAAGTACACGAACAAG ATTATGGACACAATAAAAGGGACAATGACTGAAATCTACAGCGACCTTTCCAAAAACACATCAGGAAACACAATTGCAGAG ATACGACGGTTAAGAATAGAGATTGAAAAACTCCAGTGGTTGCATCAACAAGAGTTGTCAGagatgaagcacaatctag AACTGACAATGGCGGAGATGAGGCAGAGTCTGGAGCAGGAAAGAGAACGTTTGGTGGCTGAGGTGAAGAAGCAGATGGAGGTGGAAAAGCAGCAGGCGGTGGACGAGACCAAAAAGAAACAGTGGTGCGCCAACTGCAGGAAGGAGGCCATCTTCTACTGCTGCTGGAACACCAGCTATTGTGATTACCCCTGTCAGCAAGCCCACTGGCCTGAGCACATGAAGTCCTGCACGCAGTCCG CCACAGCTTCGCAACAGGAGTCGGAGGCAGAGCCCAACTCGGAACCTTCCATCAAATCTTCAGGTCACTCTCCCGCCACACAGACCCTGCCCCCAGGAGCAGGATCCATATCAGACAAAAGCAACTCTCCCTCATTCATGGACAAGAGTAAGGACAGTGCTGCCGTTACTGTTACCTAA